One Nicotiana tabacum cultivar K326 chromosome 23, ASM71507v2, whole genome shotgun sequence genomic window, AATTTCATTTGAAAAAAGAGTTAAAATGGTATGagcaaaaatattattttgaaaatTCTTAGAAAACCCAAAGTTGCTATTCTTTGGTGCGCATTAGGTAACATGCGCACTTTATAATTGCAAATAATGACATTAATATTTGCAAGTGAAATCATAGTTGAATACGGGTCAATTATTTTTTTGGCTCTTTACaaatttgtttttagttttatgaccaaACCTCTTTTTTTACACATAGGGATTTACTTTTATACGTAAGAAATATGTattttacacataagagatctgAAAaggatattttttaaaatttaaaattataaaggGGCATAATGTACAAATAGCATGTCGGGGATACTGTGGTTGCGGTTACTGTAATTCTTCGATCATACTTTGTTGCCTAGAAGatctttttttatttaatatttttgaaaattctcAGGAAACCCAGGTAACCTGCTTACTGTGCATAGCTCATGAACCACATAGAAAATATAAATTGTACTAGACAAACCCGATGAAACAAAGATCTTAGTGAGAAAGCTGCTAGTGAGAAGATTCATTCTCATGTCTCCCCAGAGGAAAATCAGTCATCCAACATGCTCAGCCAACTTTGCGGGTCGTAATTAAAGACACACCCGTATATAGATATATACTATTTTTTGTTTCACATTATATGGCACAGTTATAATTTGAAAGGataaaattctattttattttatttgaattcaAATAGACAATTAAAAAAATTAGACCATGCAAGTCTGGAAGAGAGTATATAATAGTATGTAACAATAACTATTTAACATATTCAATAGTATTATTCCAAATTATGTTGAATGTTGAATGTTGAAAATGATACGTTCGAGTCGTCAATGGCCAAAAGTTCCACATATATAGTGTTCAATATAGAAGGTAGGGTCAAGCTAAATGCAATTTGACATTTGACTATTGCTAAAAGTAAGAATTAGTCTTCTAGAAGGATATACTGTTTCACACAGCGGTAGTTGTGCGTATATAGGTGGCACTAGCTGAAAGCGTTGCAGAAGGTGCGAGTGTATTACTATTTGTGTGAAAGAAGAAAAGTTAAAAGAGAAAATCATGGAGAGCGCGTTGAAGGAGCAGAGAGGAGGAGAATCGGTGCTTGACCTGTCACCGAGAGCAACACCGGCGGGTGGTGTCGAGGATGTCTACGGTGAGGATTGCGCCACCGAGGACCAGCTTATCACTCCCTGGACTATCGCCGTTTCTAGGTACTCACTCTAACATAAAACTCCCTGAACTGAACTCTCTCTGATACTTTCCAGTTCGACTttcttcatatttgttttgagGCAACTCCGGAATGTTCAGCCACTGCCTTTAATTTGACTCATTATTAATTTATTACTCCTATTTTATGGtacttcattcttttttttttagtttttcagaTGCTATTGATCTTCGATTATGATGCAAGTTTGTCCTCTCTGTTGATCATTTGTGCTGGATTGCTACTTGTCCTGTTTATATGTTTGATTCTAATTTTAGAAAGACTATATTTTACTTGAAAATTTGCTGaggttaagtttttttttttgtgcttTGCGGTGTTCCTGAATATGTAGATAGATATTATGCTGTCAAGCAAAGTATCTTTTGGATATGTACTTTAGCTCCTTACATATTCAAATAACATCTTAACATCCATGAGTCTTTCCGCAATTTTGATGCATTTATAGCTGGATGAAGTAAGATTTACTAAAGATTAACTGGTGACAAGATGTTCTTGAATTAGTAAGACTTGCAATATGCAGGAAGGTTATTTTCTGAATTATGTGAAGGGTTGTGTTTACTGATCGTTAAAGTGCCGCTGTAAATCTGAATGTGTGTTTACCTTTTGACTTGTAATACCAGTGGCTACAACTTGTTGAGGGACCCACGTTACAACAAAGGGCTTGCCTTCACTGAGAGAGAAAGAGATGCTCATTACTTGCGAGGCCTTCTGCCTCCTGTGATTTCCACACAGGAGCTTCAGGTAGATTTAGTTACTAAAGTCTCAAATTTCGAGATATATGTGTCCGTGTGCGTGTGATCTAGGCACTTTAATAATGTCTTGTGTTATGTCAAATAGGAGAAAAAAATTATGCAGTCTCTTCGCCAGTATGATGTCCCTCTGCACAAATATGTCGCCATGATGGAATTAGAGGTATCATTTGAAATGTGTGTTGTTCTGATTTTCATCTGAAACCAGGAAAGGAAATATAGTTCTATGGCCAATACCAGCTATCTTCACTTCACTCTTATTTCCATGCCCTTCTTGCTTACTGTTCCCTCTATTTTTCTGGTTGTAATTTGCAGGAAAGAAATGAAAGGTTGTTTTACAAGCTTCTTATCGATAATGTAGAAGAGTTACTTCCAATTGTCTACACTCCAACTGTTGGTGAGGCGTGCCAAAAGTATGGAAGCATCTTTAAGCGTCCTCAGGGTTTATACATCAGCTTGAAAGAAAAGTATGGAATTTGCGGGTTAAAGTTGTTTTTACTGCTTCCACATGAAAGTAAATTCAACTGAAATATGAATAATTTGTTTGCAGGGGAAGGATCCTTGAGGTATTGAAGAACTGGCCTGAAAGATCAATACAGGTTATTGTTGTGACTGATGGAGAAAGAATTTTGGGACTTGGGGACCTCGGCTGCCAGGTGATACCCTCATTTTATTTAAGTCCTTTTGTTTCCCCAACTACCTCCTCCCCTctgccttttctttttccttcccaCTATGTAATCCTCATAAGACCTTCATTATAAAACGTTACAGGGAATGGGGATACCAGTTGGGAAGTTGGCTCTGTATACTGCACTTGGAGGAGTCAGACCTTCAGCGGTATATTCTCATATCCTTGATTATGCGCCATCTTATCCATGAACATTTGCAGTCATCCAATTTGCTTGAATGTGCAGTGCTTGCCAATAACCATTGACGTTGGGACAAATAATGAGCAGTTACTGAAAGATGAATTCTACATTGGTCTCAGACAAAAGAGAGCAACTGGGCAGGTGAACTTGAGCACCATTCCAGATTATCACCAGTTGGCCTTTGTAGATTACCAAGTACATAAAACTCTGAATTTTTACTGAAGCAGCTTTTGCTACAATCTTTCCCCTCCTTTCAGGAATACTATGACTTCCTACATGAGTTCATGTCAGCTGTAAAGCAAAATTATGGTGAAAAAATTCTCGTACAGGTAAATAATTTGAAACTTATCCAACACTGCATCATGAATGGTTCATCACCTTTTTGCCATGTAAAGCCTGAACCTGAAGTTTATAATTTTATCCTCAGTTTGAAGATTTTGCAAACCACAATGCTTTTGAGCTGTTGGCTAAATATGGTACCACTCATTTGGTCTTCAATGATGATATACAGGTATGCTATATGTCGCATGGCTATTCTCATGAAGTTGTTATGTTCATTTTTGATCATTGATCCCACTATTGCAGGGGACAGCTTCTGTGGTGCTAGCGGGGCTTATTGCGTCCCTTAAGCTTCTTGGAGGCTCATTAGCTGATCATACATTCTTGTTCCTCGGAGCAGGAGAAGTTAGTTTCTATCTTTTTAATAAATTTGCCGTGCCTTCTACTTGGGTTGTTTTCGCTGAACAAGATTTACAAACTAAATGGTGTAAAAAATGTTTTCAACTGGTAACAGGTTCCATGCTGTTTTAAAGGGGAACAGCTTTCCGCTACACTCTCTTATTCAATGCTTCAGGCTCCTTTTAGATTAAAGTTGTTTATGTTTTACATGAGAATCTTTAAATCTCTTTCAACTCCTTTTCTTATCAACTTTACCCGAAGGAAATTAAGATGCGTGTGTCATCATAATTCATAATTGCATTCTGGTTCTGCTTGTTTAACTGTCAAAGATGCAATGCATGTATCGTGAACTATTAAAAAGGATCTCAAAGCCAAATGGCAGCTACGTTAATTTGCAGTCATTTTAATCTCTTCATGATTGCAGGCTGGGACTGGTATTGCAGAACTCATAGcacttgaaatttcaaagaagGTACCAGATTGGGTTATTTGTACAGACTGTAGAACGAAGATTTGTTCAAGTTCAATAAATTGCACTTAATAAATTTCTCTATTGTTGCCTGCAGACAAAATATCCCGTGGAGGAGACACGAAAAAAGATCTGGCTTGTGGATTCAAAGGTAGAATAATATATGATCTACGATCAGTCTCTGAAGAGCTAGTCCCTCTTCAGTTTTCATCTTCTATTTTATTTGTCATAGATGTGGAAATCGGTTCTTCTATGTACATAATCCGGCTAACTGAGTGATCATGTACAGGGTCTTATTGTTAGTGGTCGCAAGGAAACACTTCAATCCTTCAAGAAGCCTTGGGCTCATGAACACGAACCTGTTAACAATCTCCTAGATGCTGTTAAGGTGTGATGACATCCCCACTGTGGATTTCCATCTTGAAAACTCGTTTTCTATGATTTATTAACTCTCCTTGCTTCAAAACTTATTTAGGCCATTAAGCCAACCGTCTTAATTGGGACATCTGGAGTTGGAAGAACATTTACAAAGGAAGTTATTGAAGCCATGGCCTCCACAAATGAGGTAATCCATTTACCTGCTTCATCTCTTTTCACCCagcaaatttttttatttttatttcttgagCTAACAGGACAATAAATAATTTCCAGAGACCTCTTATTATGGCTCTCTCAAACCCAACCTCACAAGCTGAATGTACAGCTGAAGAGGCTTATACTTGGAGTGAGGTATGAAGTATCAATGAGAGGCAATTTGTATCCAGTTATAGTTGTGCTCGATTTAGGTACATTCATGGGGCtgactggcttgtcaatttctttTTTGAAAGGGTCGCGTTGTTTTTGCCAGTGGAAGTCCATTCCCTTCTTTTGAATACAATGGCAAACTCAACATTCCTGGCCAGGTTTTGTTTATGCATATGCTTTCTGTGTTAAAGTCAGTTCAAAATGGAATGGTTCCTGATTTTATTCTCTCCTTGCGCTACAGGCAAACAACTGTTACATATTCCCTGGATTTGGTTTTGGGTTGGTCATGTCTGGTACAATCCGCGTGCATGATGACATGCTTTTAGCAGCTTGTAAGTACAACAAAGTGGTGATTTTCTGTCGGTTTTTTTTTAGCTGAAGTCTTCATATCTTCTCAATTCGGTGCCATAACATTTCAGCACTACTATGAGGCAAACAGCACGTTTAAGAACTAATTCATAATTTCTATGAAACAGCGGAAGCTTTGGCTGCTCAAGTAACTGAGGAACATTTTGCCAAGGGAATGATATACCCTCCTTTTGCTGATATCAGAAAGATCTCAGCTCACATAGCTGCTAGTGTTGCTACTAAAGCGTATGAACTTGGTGAgtatatttcttttccttttttcttgttttgtttaaCATAACATTAAACAATTTGGTTTATGAATTGGATCAATTGTACCCCAGGTGTGGCAACACGTCTCCCTCGACCTGCAAATTTGGTGAAGTATGCTGAGAGTTGCATGTATACTCCTAATTACCGAAGCTACAGGTGAATTGATCATTTCACAGGCGGTAATCTTGTATGCACCAGGCTTCTAGTCCATTTGTACCTTCCTTTCTTGTAAGCTTTTGTTGTGTCATAAATTTGTAATTGGGTGTCTTTGGCATGCTGCCGAAGTAGTTTTGTTTAATAATCCAAAGAGCTATAATAATCATACGGGTTTTAATGTCAGTTCATTACATGCTAATGCACTATATCGATGTATCTGTCattctgaaaataaaaaaaagattgtACCTTTCATTTTTTAATATGCTTAAATGAGATAAGTTTCGTTGGGTCTTTTCCCTTGAGGATGATGCTAACTGCTAACTAAGCCTTGGATATATCCATTGGAGTGAACCGTGTGCGAGATATTGTATGGTCGACCTTGTCTGAAAACTTTAGACGAACACTATCATCTTCTTCGAAAATTATCATGTCAAATCATTAAGAAATAAAACTAGACGCATAAATATACTTAAATCTATAAGTACCACAAATATTCTTGTATCTTGAAGTTATCGATCTTCCAAACTAAGACACAAGCAGCTAACAAAATTAACTTAACAAAAGGACT contains:
- the LOC107778847 gene encoding NADP-dependent malic enzyme-like; the protein is MESALKEQRGGESVLDLSPRATPAGGVEDVYGEDCATEDQLITPWTIAVSSGYNLLRDPRYNKGLAFTERERDAHYLRGLLPPVISTQELQEKKIMQSLRQYDVPLHKYVAMMELEERNERLFYKLLIDNVEELLPIVYTPTVGEACQKYGSIFKRPQGLYISLKEKGRILEVLKNWPERSIQVIVVTDGERILGLGDLGCQGMGIPVGKLALYTALGGVRPSACLPITIDVGTNNEQLLKDEFYIGLRQKRATGQEYYDFLHEFMSAVKQNYGEKILVQFEDFANHNAFELLAKYGTTHLVFNDDIQGTASVVLAGLIASLKLLGGSLADHTFLFLGAGEAGTGIAELIALEISKKTKYPVEETRKKIWLVDSKGLIVSGRKETLQSFKKPWAHEHEPVNNLLDAVKAIKPTVLIGTSGVGRTFTKEVIEAMASTNERPLIMALSNPTSQAECTAEEAYTWSEGRVVFASGSPFPSFEYNGKLNIPGQANNCYIFPGFGFGLVMSGTIRVHDDMLLAASEALAAQVTEEHFAKGMIYPPFADIRKISAHIAASVATKAYELGVATRLPRPANLVKYAESCMYTPNYRSYR